Proteins found in one Bicyclus anynana chromosome 26, ilBicAnyn1.1, whole genome shotgun sequence genomic segment:
- the LOC112047121 gene encoding gastrula zinc finger protein XlCGF26.1 isoform X1: MLQCQEELRLKLLEIVDQKGQLPKIKEEYSDAEDNGLYYLEPKEELSDFEDMKEKDKLAEMLGLDDVPLKRRVKKRSSKKRLLLDKKSDRKSKNLIKPIKLSLRTLSQIEKLTPTIRFISDNQKHSNNVQNLLKYSNCTPFSNKTLAGIVCAYCKETYPTPEQLRLHASDVHKKEDLNFNKRLDKSNLSIKMDINDLKCTLCEKNFDVISNLKKHLTKDHDIKFYPDINDYIMEFKLTSTEILNCALCNSTFETFKMLLQHMNGHYRNYICDVCDLGFINKHRLKNHQRTHETGSFKCAFCEKVFTTRVRKVCHEKYTHNTNARYTTNCPHCDQSFTSYYQRNRHMFKEHNIAAATYKCNICDKSFILKSKLTSHIKKVHLMERNHICAECGQGFFIKQSLDEHMIKHNGERVFKCTVCNKAYARKKTLREHMRIHNNDRRFKCGACGLAFVQKCSLKSHMLSNHGLTLAEYENAKSELHSP; the protein is encoded by the exons ATGCTACAGTGTCAGGAGGAGCTCCGGCTGAAGCTGCTGGAGATTGTGGATCAGAAGG GTCAACTGCCCAAAATCAAGGAAGAATACTCAGATGCTGAGGATAATGGCCTTTATTACTTAG AACCAAAGGAGGAGTTGTCGGACTTCGAGGATATGAAGGAGAAGGACAAGTTAGCAGAGATGCTCGGCCTGGACGATGTGCCACTCAAGAGAAGAGTGAAGAAGAGATCCAGCAAGAAACGACTGCTTCTTGACAAGAAGAGTG ATCGCAAATCGAAGAATCTCATCAAACCGATCAAGCTGTCTCTCCGTACTTTGTCACAGATCGAAAAACTGACCCCCACCATACGATTCATAAGTGACAATCAGAAGCATAGTAACAATGTTCAAAATCTTCTGAAATACTCCAATTGTACCCCCTTCTCCAACAAAACCTTAGCCGGCATAGTTTGTGCTTACTGCAAAGAGACTTATCCCACTCCTGAACAATTGAGACTTCATGCCAGTGATGTGCATAAAAAGGAAGATTTAAACTTCAACAAACGTTTAGACAAAAGcaatttatcaataaaaatggACATAAACGACTTAAAATGTACGCTGTGTGAGAAAAACTTTGATGTGATATCAAATCTTAAAAAGCATTTAACAAAAGACCACGATATAAAGTTCTATCCAGACATAAATGACTATATAATGGAATTCAAATTGACGAGCACAGAAATTTTAAACTGTGCACTATGCAATTCAACATTTGAAACGTTCAAAATGCTTTTACAACACATGAACGGACATTATAGGAACTACATTTGCGATGTCTGCGATTTGGGATTCATAAAcaagcacagattaaagaatcaCCAACGGACACACGAGACGGGGAGTTTTAAATGTGCGTTTTGCGAAAAAGTCTTTACGACACGAGTGAGGAAAGTGTGCCATGAGAAATACACGCACAACACCAATGCTAGATACACAACAAATTGTCCTCACTGCGACCAATCCTTCACGAGTTACTACCAACGGAATAGGCATATGTTTAAAGAACACAACATAGCAGCTGCTACGTACAAATGCAACATTTGTGACAAATCATTCATACTGAAATCTAAATTAACATCACATATAAAGAAAGTGCACTTAATGGAACGTAATCACATATGTGCGGAGTGCGGTCAGGGTTTCTTCATCAAGCAATCTCTAGACGAACATATGATAAAACATAACGGTGAAAGAGTGTTTAAGTGTACAGTGTGTAATAAGGCTTATGCTAGGAAAAAGACTCTAAGGGAACATATGCGTATACATAACAACGACCGTCGGTTCAAATGTGGTGCGTGCGGTCTTGCGTTCGTACAAAAGTGCAGTTTAAAAAGTCATATGTTGTCTAACCATGGGCTAACTCTCGCTGAGTATGAGAACGCTAAGAGTGAGTTGCATAGCCCTTGA
- the LOC112047121 gene encoding zinc finger protein 615 isoform X2, producing MNSNALCRCCLARPPDKDLKSMYTRLGKSEVYGDMLKECFEIHFSLEGCDSDNGICEVCVSRLRDSWDFKCQVLQCQEELRLKLLEIVDQKGQLPKIKEEYSDAEDNGLYYLEPKEELSDFEDMKEKDKLAEMLGLDDVPLKRRVKKRSSKKRLLLDKKSDRKSKNLIKPIKLSLRTLSQIEKLTPTIRFISDNQKHSNNVQNLLKYSNCTPFSNKTLAGIVCAYCKETYPTPEQLRLHASDVHKKEDLNFNKRLDKSNLSIKMDINDLKCTLCEKNFDVISNLKKHLTKDHDIKFYPDINDYIMEFKLTSTEILNCALCNSTFETFKMLLQHMNGHYRNYICDVCDLGFINKHRLKNHQRTHETGSFKCAFCEKVFTTRVRKVCHEKYTHNTNARYTTNCPHCDQSFTSYYQRNRHMFKEHNIAAATYKCNICDKSFILKSKLTSHIKKVHLMERNHICAECGQGFFIKQSLDEHMIKHNGERVFKCTVCNKAYARKKTLREHMRIHNNDRRFKCGACGLAFVQKCSLKSHMLSNHGLTLAEYENAKSELHSP from the exons ATGAATTCTAATGCTTTATGCCGGTGCTGCCTGGCGCGGCCGCCGGACAAGGACCTCAAGTCAATGTACACACGGCTCGGAAAATCTGAAGTTTATGGAGATATGCTCAAGGAATGTTTCGAAATTCAT TTCTCTCTAGAGGGTTGCGACAGTGACAATGGCATCTGCGAGGTGTGTGTGTCTCGGCTGCGCGACTCTTGGGACTTCAAGTGCCAGGTGCTGCAGTGTCAGGAGGAGCTCCGGCTGAAGCTGCTGGAGATTGTGGATCAGAAGG GTCAACTGCCCAAAATCAAGGAAGAATACTCAGATGCTGAGGATAATGGCCTTTATTACTTAG AACCAAAGGAGGAGTTGTCGGACTTCGAGGATATGAAGGAGAAGGACAAGTTAGCAGAGATGCTCGGCCTGGACGATGTGCCACTCAAGAGAAGAGTGAAGAAGAGATCCAGCAAGAAACGACTGCTTCTTGACAAGAAGAGTG ATCGCAAATCGAAGAATCTCATCAAACCGATCAAGCTGTCTCTCCGTACTTTGTCACAGATCGAAAAACTGACCCCCACCATACGATTCATAAGTGACAATCAGAAGCATAGTAACAATGTTCAAAATCTTCTGAAATACTCCAATTGTACCCCCTTCTCCAACAAAACCTTAGCCGGCATAGTTTGTGCTTACTGCAAAGAGACTTATCCCACTCCTGAACAATTGAGACTTCATGCCAGTGATGTGCATAAAAAGGAAGATTTAAACTTCAACAAACGTTTAGACAAAAGcaatttatcaataaaaatggACATAAACGACTTAAAATGTACGCTGTGTGAGAAAAACTTTGATGTGATATCAAATCTTAAAAAGCATTTAACAAAAGACCACGATATAAAGTTCTATCCAGACATAAATGACTATATAATGGAATTCAAATTGACGAGCACAGAAATTTTAAACTGTGCACTATGCAATTCAACATTTGAAACGTTCAAAATGCTTTTACAACACATGAACGGACATTATAGGAACTACATTTGCGATGTCTGCGATTTGGGATTCATAAAcaagcacagattaaagaatcaCCAACGGACACACGAGACGGGGAGTTTTAAATGTGCGTTTTGCGAAAAAGTCTTTACGACACGAGTGAGGAAAGTGTGCCATGAGAAATACACGCACAACACCAATGCTAGATACACAACAAATTGTCCTCACTGCGACCAATCCTTCACGAGTTACTACCAACGGAATAGGCATATGTTTAAAGAACACAACATAGCAGCTGCTACGTACAAATGCAACATTTGTGACAAATCATTCATACTGAAATCTAAATTAACATCACATATAAAGAAAGTGCACTTAATGGAACGTAATCACATATGTGCGGAGTGCGGTCAGGGTTTCTTCATCAAGCAATCTCTAGACGAACATATGATAAAACATAACGGTGAAAGAGTGTTTAAGTGTACAGTGTGTAATAAGGCTTATGCTAGGAAAAAGACTCTAAGGGAACATATGCGTATACATAACAACGACCGTCGGTTCAAATGTGGTGCGTGCGGTCTTGCGTTCGTACAAAAGTGCAGTTTAAAAAGTCATATGTTGTCTAACCATGGGCTAACTCTCGCTGAGTATGAGAACGCTAAGAGTGAGTTGCATAGCCCTTGA